From the genome of Cydia strobilella chromosome 21, ilCydStro3.1, whole genome shotgun sequence, one region includes:
- the LOC134751296 gene encoding gastrula zinc finger protein XlCGF57.1-like → MDVMYACRCCLRRAPDKDLTTPYTHLGITEIYADMIKGCFDINLALGGSGSCGICTMCVCRLRDASSFKLQLQRSQAELQAWLQGKSIKEEESAVEPENPEIQEEDGTSEPVSDDMLWLNMAAGDEASDEGDPLPMCSDGSAARAREQLAMACTVVLERLRGDATVHSGGKPYSCEHCGKHFMNKSNLREHIQNTHSLTGQKLFACDFCSSTFQTELLLIEHEKSEHGVTNFMCAECEYTTSSKKRLETHLKSHSSENNFNCSHCSYTSSCKSDLHKHQTIHIAGNPIKCSDCDFKCNDESELLRHQKTHNRKHQINITRKKPYKYSHYDYKCSASSMIRRHNKAHTGEKPFQCSHCDYKCSYKSRLQQHLIIHTGVKPFQCSHCNYKCSLKSHLQRHLMIHTGVKPFQCSHCDYKCSRKSNLQLHLMRHTGVKPFHCSHCDYKSAQKSALQTHLRRHTGEKPLECSNCDYKCCDISGLRSHEGRHTGDKNFQCSHCGYKCRQKAYLQQHLMIHTGVKPFQCSHCDYKCSRKSDLQRHLMIHTGAKPFHCSYCDYKSAQKSKLQTHLRIHTGEKPFECSNCDYKCRDNSSFRKHERRHTGEKIFQCTHCDYKCSWELQLKRHQTMHTPAKP, encoded by the exons ATGGACGTGATGTATGCTTGTCGCTGCTGCCTGCGGCGTGCTCCGGACAAGGACCTGACGACGCCGTACACACATCTCGGTATAACGGAGATATATGCCGACATGATCAAAGGGTGCTTTGACATAAAT CTGGCACTTGGCGGCTCGGGCTCGTGTGGCATCTGCACTATGTGTGTGTGCCGCCTGCGAGACGCGAGCAGCTTTAAGCTGCAACTGCAGCGCAGCCAGGCGGAGCTGCAGGCATGGCTACAGGGAAAGAGCATCAAAG AGGAAGAATCTGCAGTTGAGCCAGAGAATCCTGAAATACAGGAGGAAGATGGGACCAGTGAGCCTGTGTCAG ATGACATGCTCTGGTTAAACATGGCGGCCGGAGACGAGGCGAGCGACGAGGGGGACCCGCTGCCGA TGTGTTCGGACGgcagcgccgcccgcgcccgggAACAGCTCGCGATGGCGTGTACCGTGGTGCTCGAGCGCCTCCGCGGCGACGCGACTGTTCACAGTGGAGGCAAACCATATAGCTGCGAACATTGTGGCAAGCATTTCATGAACAAGTCTAATTTACGAGAACACATTCAAAACACCCATTCATTGACCGGACAAAAACTATTTGCTTGTGATTTTTGTAGTTCTACGTTTCAAACTGAATTGCTTTTGATAGAACACGAGAAAAGCGAACATGGTGTTACAAATTTCATGTGTGCTGAATGTGAGTATACAACAAGTTCCAAGAAAAGGTTGGAAACTCATTTAAAGAGTCACTCTTCGgagaataattttaattgtagtcACTGTAGTTACACAAGTTCGTGTAAAAGTGATTTACATAAACACCAAACAATACACATTGCTGGAAATCCTATTAAGTGTAGCGACTGTGATTTCAAATGCAATGATGAATCAGAACTGCTACGTCATCAGAAGACGCACAACCGCAAGCACCAGATAAATATTACTAGAAAAAAACCTTACAAATATAGTCATTACGATTACAAGTGCAGTGCTAGTTCTATGATACGAAGACACAACAAGGCCCACACTGGCGAGAAGccttttcagtgtagccactgtgattacaaatgcagttaCAAGTCACGCTTACAACAACACCTGATTATACATACTGGGGTGAAGccttttcagtgtagccactgcaATTACAAATGCAGTCTGAAGTCACACTTACAACGacacctgatgatacatactggggtgaagccatttcagtgcagccactgtgattacaaatgcagtagAAAATCAAACTTACAACTACACCTGATGAGACATACTGGGGTGAAGCCATTTCATTGTAGCCACTGCGATTACAAAAGCGCACAGAAATCAGCATTACAGACGCACCTGAGGAGACACACTGGAGAAAAGCCTTTAGAATGTAGTAATTGTGACTACAAGTGCTGTGATATTTCAGGCTTACGAAGTCATGAAGGCCGACATACTGGCGATAAGAattttcagtgtagccactgtggtTACAAATGCAGACAGAAAGCATACTTACAACAacacctgatgatacatactggggtgaagccatttcagtgtagccactgtgattacaaatgcagtcggAAGTCAGACTTACAACGacacctgatgatacatactggggcgaagccatttcaTTGTAGCTACTGCGATTATAAAAGCGCACAGAAGTCAAAATTACAGACGCACCTGAGGATACACACTGGAGAAAAGCCTTTCGAATGTAGTAATTGTGACTACAAGTGCAGAGATAATTCTTCCTTTCGAAAACATGAAAGGCGACATACTGGCGAGAAGATTTTTCAGTGTacccactgtgattacaaatgcagttgGGAACTACAATTAAAAAGACACCAGACGATGCATACTCCGGCGAAGCCATAA
- the LOC134751089 gene encoding gastrula zinc finger protein XlCGF26.1-like produces the protein MCVKEKRECEDSAWQGVSAAAAEAGLYIDHEVKDELVLGPEEWLRPQVFQVRSDSSAARAREPCAMVCSVVLVRLRDDATVHTGHKPYTCEHCGKRFRIKSILRKHIQLTRLAIGPKQFPDFCDSTFESESLAMEHEKRGHGVTNCMSAKREYTTNCKESLQTHLKRHSFKIDLQK, from the exons ATGTGTGTGAAGGAGAAGCGGGAGTGTGAGGATAGTGCCTGGCAAGGAGTGAGCGCAGCAGCCGCAGAGGCTGGACTGTATATTGATCATGAGGTCAAGGACGAGCTCGTGCTGGGCCCCGAGGAGTGGCTCCGCCCACAAGTGTTTCAAG TGCGTTCGGACAGCAGCGCCGCCCGCGCCAGGGAACCGTGCGCGATGGTTTGTTCCGTGGTGCTCGTGCGCCTCCGCGACGACGCGACTGTTCACACAGGACACAAACCATATACCTGCGAACACTGTGGAAAACGTTTCAGAATCAAGTCTATCTTAAGGAAACATATTCAACTCACTCGCTTAGCAATCGGGCCAAAACAATTTCCTGATTTTTGTGATTCTACATTCGAATCTGAATCGCTTGCAATGGAACACGAGAAAAGAGGACATGGTGTAACAAATTGTATGAGTGCTAAACGTGagtatacaacaaattgtaagGAAAGTTTACAGACTCATTTAAAGAGACACTCgtttaaaattgatttacaGAAATAA